The proteins below come from a single Prochlorococcus marinus CUG1415 genomic window:
- the accC gene encoding acetyl-CoA carboxylase biotin carboxylase subunit, producing MVEKVLIANRGEIALRIVRSCRELGISTVAVFSTVDKKALHVQLADEAVCVGDSLSNKSYLNIPNILAAATSRGVDAIHPGYGFLAENDKFAEMCNDHGIVFIGPSPKAIRSMGDKSTAKETMEEVGVPTVPGSKGLLSNVDEAYKLAEDIGYPVIIKATAGGGGRGMRLVENADNLEKMFKAAQGEAEAAFGNDGLYMEKFIKKPRHVEIQILADRSGNVVHLGERDCSVQRRHQKLLEESPSPAINTELRKKMGNAAIAAAKSIGYEGAGTVEFLVDDDDNFYFMEMNTRIQVEHPVTEMVTGVDLIAEQIKIASGANLEFNQDDINLNGHAIECRINAEDPSHNFRPSPGKITGWLPPGGPGVRVDSHVYTGYEIPPFYDSLIGKLIVWGKDRNTAIKRMNRALNECAVTGIPTTINFHLTLLNKAKFKEGKIHTKYVEEELLPNY from the coding sequence ATGGTTGAAAAAGTTTTAATTGCTAATCGTGGAGAAATAGCTTTACGAATTGTCAGAAGTTGTAGAGAACTAGGTATTTCAACAGTGGCAGTTTTTAGCACTGTAGATAAAAAAGCATTGCATGTTCAGCTTGCTGATGAAGCAGTTTGTGTTGGAGACTCGCTAAGTAATAAGAGTTATTTAAATATTCCAAATATACTTGCTGCTGCTACATCTAGAGGCGTTGATGCTATTCATCCTGGTTATGGATTTCTTGCTGAAAATGATAAATTTGCTGAGATGTGTAACGACCATGGCATAGTTTTTATTGGGCCATCTCCTAAAGCTATTAGATCTATGGGAGATAAATCCACAGCTAAAGAAACTATGGAAGAAGTAGGAGTTCCAACAGTACCTGGAAGTAAAGGCTTGTTATCTAATGTTGATGAGGCTTATAAATTGGCAGAGGATATTGGCTATCCAGTAATTATCAAAGCAACTGCTGGAGGAGGTGGAAGAGGCATGAGGTTGGTTGAAAATGCAGATAATCTTGAAAAAATGTTTAAAGCAGCTCAAGGTGAAGCAGAAGCAGCTTTTGGTAATGATGGTCTATATATGGAAAAATTTATAAAGAAGCCAAGACATGTAGAAATTCAAATTTTGGCAGATAGGTCGGGTAACGTTGTTCATTTAGGAGAGCGAGATTGTTCAGTTCAAAGAAGACATCAGAAATTATTGGAAGAGTCTCCTAGCCCTGCAATTAACACCGAACTAAGAAAAAAAATGGGAAATGCAGCGATTGCTGCTGCAAAAAGTATCGGTTACGAAGGAGCTGGTACAGTTGAATTTTTAGTCGATGATGATGATAATTTTTATTTCATGGAAATGAACACTAGGATTCAAGTTGAACATCCTGTTACTGAAATGGTTACAGGCGTAGACTTAATAGCTGAGCAAATTAAGATCGCAAGCGGAGCTAACTTGGAATTTAATCAAGATGATATCAATTTAAATGGTCATGCCATTGAATGTAGAATCAATGCTGAAGATCCATCTCATAATTTCCGGCCATCACCTGGAAAAATAACTGGGTGGCTTCCTCCCGGAGGTCCTGGTGTAAGAGTGGATAGTCATGTTTATACTGGTTATGAAATACCTCCATTTTATGACTCCTTAATTGGTAAATTAATAGTCTGGGGAAAAGATCGAAATACTGCAATTAAACGTATGAATAGGGCCTTAAATGAATGCGCAGTAACCGGTATTCCTACAACAATTAACTTTCATTTAACCTTATTGAATAAAGCTAAATTTAAGGAAGGTAAGATACATACAAAATATGTTGAAGAAGAATTGTTACCCAATTACTGA
- a CDS encoding YggT family protein, whose amino-acid sequence MLENSLQILDISLGISLSYLTIVFLIRLILTWYPKIDLSKGLWLFISIPSSSILNQTRKLIPPIGGVDIGPVIWIGVISFLREILVGQQGLIKLALHTHIS is encoded by the coding sequence TTGCTTGAAAACTCTCTCCAAATTTTAGATATTAGTTTAGGAATTTCTTTATCATATCTAACTATAGTTTTCTTAATTAGATTAATTCTTACTTGGTACCCAAAAATTGATTTAAGTAAAGGTTTGTGGTTATTCATTTCGATACCATCAAGCTCTATCCTTAATCAAACAAGGAAATTAATTCCCCCTATAGGAGGAGTTGATATAGGACCAGTAATTTGGATTGGAGTCATCAGTTTTTTAAGAGAGATTTTAGTAGGTCAACAAGGGCTTATAAAACTTGCATTGCATACACACATCTCATAG
- the psbX gene encoding photosystem II reaction center X protein — translation MFQISNLLLAADFSAQVANNSAVGMIGSFIAAALLIVIPATAFLIFVSQKDSLDRTSTGRR, via the coding sequence GTGTTTCAAATTTCAAATTTATTACTAGCTGCGGATTTTTCTGCCCAAGTTGCAAATAATTCCGCAGTTGGAATGATAGGTAGTTTTATTGCAGCCGCTTTACTTATCGTAATTCCAGCCACAGCCTTTTTGATTTTTGTTAGCCAAAAAGACTCCCTTGATCGTACTTCTACTGGAAGACGCTAG
- a CDS encoding Ycf66 family protein: protein MVNASLNWASIVGIVLAVCGGGLYFLRSVKPALARDYDVFFAAIGLLCGGILFFQGWRLDPILQFGQFLLAGTTVFFAYESVRLRGVATDQARRSSYFDDDPISDEPRNSRGRFNEDYERFEESERPSRRFKPQEDDFEEEYIEGISRRRNVSRAIPASAVSRRRPAAREVNQFENDEPIRRRRQNSEDRNSNEALRNKFGERRSTSRNEVKTGSRPRRNQTISRQANISSSDDSSPLRKKSTRSPIRQQTSKDQVEDASFKDADAVKKPRVTRRVNSTERSSSKNQSGRYTVGKNRKKPRDNSSRFDD from the coding sequence GTGGTCAATGCTAGTCTCAATTGGGCCAGTATTGTTGGTATAGTTCTTGCAGTATGTGGAGGCGGTCTTTACTTTTTACGATCCGTTAAACCTGCATTAGCAAGAGATTATGATGTCTTCTTTGCAGCTATAGGACTTTTGTGCGGTGGAATATTATTTTTTCAAGGCTGGAGATTAGATCCTATCCTTCAGTTTGGTCAGTTTTTATTGGCAGGAACTACAGTTTTTTTCGCATACGAAAGTGTTAGGTTGAGGGGAGTTGCTACGGATCAAGCTAGAAGGTCCTCTTATTTTGATGATGATCCTATTTCTGATGAGCCTAGGAATTCTAGAGGTCGTTTTAATGAAGATTACGAAAGGTTTGAAGAATCTGAAAGACCATCTAGAAGATTCAAACCTCAAGAAGATGATTTTGAAGAAGAATATATAGAGGGGATATCTCGCAGGAGGAATGTTTCAAGAGCTATACCTGCTTCTGCTGTAAGTAGAAGAAGGCCAGCTGCAAGAGAAGTAAATCAATTTGAAAATGACGAACCTATAAGAAGAAGAAGGCAGAATTCTGAAGATAGAAATAGTAATGAGGCATTAAGAAATAAATTTGGTGAAAGAAGAAGTACTTCTCGAAATGAAGTTAAAACAGGGTCAAGACCCAGAAGGAATCAGACAATATCAAGACAAGCAAATATTTCTTCTTCTGATGATTCTTCTCCATTAAGAAAGAAATCCACAAGATCTCCCATTAGGCAGCAAACTTCAAAAGATCAAGTAGAGGATGCATCATTCAAAGATGCGGATGCAGTAAAAAAACCTCGTGTAACTCGTAGAGTAAACTCTACTGAGAGATCAAGTTCAAAAAATCAAAGTGGTAGATATACCGTTGGGAAAAATAGAAAGAAACCTAGAGATAACAGTTCTAGATTTGACGATTAA
- a CDS encoding chlorophyll a/b-binding protein: MMTKEEFDNKPSPADELTKTEKDDKLSEEVDDKPSPADELTKTEKDDKLSEEVDDNYQFGWSRYSEITNGRFAMIGFLAIILIELLSQQSFLKWAGIL; this comes from the coding sequence ATTATGACAAAAGAAGAATTTGACAATAAACCATCCCCTGCTGATGAACTAACCAAGACAGAAAAAGATGACAAATTATCTGAGGAAGTTGATGATAAACCATCCCCTGCTGATGAACTAACCAAGACAGAAAAAGATGACAAATTATCTGAGGAAGTTGATGATAACTATCAGTTTGGATGGAGTAGGTATTCAGAAATAACTAATGGAAGATTTGCTATGATTGGATTCTTAGCAATAATACTAATTGAATTATTAAGTCAACAATCATTTTTAAAATGGGCGGGAATCTTATAA
- a CDS encoding ABC transporter ATP-binding protein/permease, which yields MPKEISSTKRDISSQLNKIRKLTQPYFLPYTSNNGWLFILLLFALIFCVVPGTVLFVVTGLINLLSNSTPDFTKEYLSGIEEIINKIWNSNLGVIGTIFFLFGIGSFASFRSQLRQKRWIPWLFLGLVLLMLLSVNGINAGISFLVRDITNGLINQNASESYRKLWILGICFVAALPIRSFQFYLSAKLQLLWREWLSNNLIDNYLTDRTYYILNPNNEDETDIDNPDQRITEDAKDFTAQILDLSLNIFDSILTFTINIGILLSISKNLTVALVFYAGILSILIIFASKKLFKLNFDQLKYEANFRYGLVHVRNNAESIAFYSGEDEEYQEVNSRLKSVVKNFNLLIIWEALLRVLQRSTIYGSVFIPFIILSGPLLAGNMNYGEFSQARLNYQLLEGSLFFIIYKIEALAKFSASIGRLEGFQSSIKEVKHLKSNQYKNSVKEKENIYIKNVNVETPDKSKLLVKDLNLSVEYGESILVVGPSGCGKTSLLRVISGLWSTDKGEIFSPQKGDLLFIPQKPYMTLGSLKEQLCYPLRTSRFSDEHLQAVLKEVQLPNLIERYPDLDIKQDWQRILSQGEQQRLAFARLLLNSPKFVILDEATSALDIKTEHYLYNLLKERNIALVSVGHRPTLKIFHDNVLELSGKGNWSLMPSKNFDFNSNIN from the coding sequence ATGCCGAAAGAAATATCAAGTACAAAAAGAGATATCTCATCTCAATTAAATAAGATAAGAAAACTTACACAACCATATTTTTTACCTTACACTTCAAATAATGGATGGTTATTTATATTACTGTTATTTGCCCTAATCTTTTGTGTTGTTCCAGGAACGGTTTTATTTGTAGTTACAGGTTTAATAAATTTGCTCAGCAATTCAACACCTGATTTCACAAAAGAATATTTAAGTGGAATTGAAGAAATAATTAACAAAATCTGGAACTCCAATCTTGGGGTAATAGGTACAATTTTTTTCTTATTCGGTATTGGATCTTTTGCTTCATTTCGCAGTCAATTAAGGCAAAAAAGATGGATCCCTTGGCTTTTTCTTGGATTAGTTTTACTAATGCTGCTCTCTGTTAATGGAATTAATGCTGGAATCTCTTTCTTAGTTAGAGATATTACGAATGGATTAATCAATCAAAATGCCAGTGAAAGTTATAGAAAATTATGGATTTTAGGAATTTGTTTTGTTGCTGCATTACCTATACGGAGCTTTCAATTTTATTTATCAGCTAAACTTCAACTACTTTGGAGAGAATGGCTTTCAAATAATTTAATTGATAATTATTTAACCGACCGAACTTATTATATATTAAATCCAAATAACGAAGATGAAACTGACATTGATAATCCAGACCAAAGAATTACGGAAGACGCAAAAGATTTTACTGCTCAAATACTAGATTTATCATTAAATATTTTTGACTCAATTCTAACTTTTACTATTAATATCGGAATTCTTCTTAGCATTAGCAAGAACTTAACAGTAGCTCTTGTTTTTTACGCTGGTATACTTTCAATTTTAATTATATTTGCAAGTAAAAAATTGTTTAAATTAAATTTTGATCAGTTGAAATATGAAGCAAATTTTCGATATGGATTAGTGCATGTACGAAATAATGCTGAGTCTATCGCATTCTATTCAGGAGAAGATGAAGAATACCAAGAAGTTAATAGCAGATTAAAGTCAGTAGTAAAGAATTTTAATTTATTAATTATTTGGGAGGCATTACTGAGAGTTCTACAAAGATCAACAATTTATGGAAGTGTTTTTATACCGTTTATAATTCTATCTGGACCATTACTCGCAGGTAATATGAATTATGGAGAATTTTCTCAAGCAAGACTCAATTACCAATTACTTGAGGGTTCTTTATTTTTTATTATCTATAAGATTGAAGCCCTAGCAAAATTCTCAGCCTCAATAGGCAGATTAGAAGGATTTCAAAGCAGCATAAAAGAAGTAAAACATTTAAAATCAAATCAATATAAAAACAGTGTTAAAGAAAAAGAGAATATTTATATAAAAAATGTAAATGTAGAAACTCCTGATAAAAGTAAATTATTAGTAAAAGATCTAAATTTGAGTGTTGAATACGGTGAAAGCATTTTAGTTGTCGGTCCATCTGGATGTGGGAAGACATCATTACTTAGAGTTATCAGCGGACTATGGTCAACTGACAAAGGTGAGATTTTCTCACCACAAAAAGGAGACTTGTTATTTATACCTCAGAAACCATATATGACATTAGGATCCTTGAAAGAGCAATTATGCTATCCATTGAGAACAAGCAGATTCAGTGATGAACATTTGCAAGCAGTTCTTAAAGAAGTACAACTTCCAAATTTAATTGAAAGATATCCTGACTTAGATATAAAACAAGATTGGCAAAGAATATTATCTCAAGGAGAACAACAAAGATTAGCATTTGCAAGATTATTATTAAATTCTCCAAAGTTTGTAATTCTTGATGAAGCTACAAGTGCTTTAGATATAAAAACAGAACATTATCTTTATAATTTATTGAAAGAGAGGAATATTGCTCTTGTTAGTGTTGGTCATCGTCCAACTCTTAAAATCTTTCATGACAATGTCCTTGAATTAAGTGGTAAAGGTAATTGGTCTCTAATGCCATCAAAGAATTTTGATTTCAACTCAAATATAAATTAA
- a CDS encoding histidine triad nucleotide-binding protein translates to MTETTIFQKIIDGEIPCEKLHEDDFCIAFNDISAQAPIHYLVIPKKPIVSLCECAEKDADLLGHLLFVGSKIAKSKNLNNWRTVINTGKESGQTVFHLHIHFLAGRKMTWPPG, encoded by the coding sequence ATGACTGAAACAACAATTTTCCAAAAAATAATAGATGGTGAGATTCCTTGTGAAAAACTACATGAAGATGATTTTTGTATTGCATTTAATGATATCTCAGCTCAAGCCCCAATCCATTATTTAGTAATCCCCAAAAAACCAATAGTAAGTTTATGTGAATGCGCAGAAAAGGATGCAGACTTATTAGGTCATTTATTGTTTGTAGGAAGTAAAATCGCTAAATCTAAAAATTTAAATAACTGGAGAACAGTAATTAATACTGGTAAAGAATCTGGGCAAACAGTTTTTCATTTACATATTCATTTTTTAGCAGGAAGAAAAATGACGTGGCCTCCTGGTTAA
- the def gene encoding peptide deformylase, with amino-acid sequence MANHFSQLARKSRKNGSSAKIAKEQTGNPCLEIYKLGDDILRQNSKRITKVDESIRKLAREMLQSMYAAKGIGLAAPQIGINKELLVIDVNFEDSAAEPLILINPEITDFGTTLNSYEEGCLSIPGVYLNVVRPSTIKLKFRDEMGRPRKMKADGLLARCIQHEMDHLNGILFVDRVTSKDDLNKELIKEGFYEKDVISI; translated from the coding sequence GTGGCAAACCATTTTTCACAACTTGCAAGAAAGTCAAGAAAAAATGGGTCCTCGGCAAAAATCGCCAAAGAACAAACAGGTAATCCATGTCTAGAAATTTATAAACTTGGTGATGATATATTAAGACAAAATTCCAAAAGAATTACTAAGGTTGATGAATCGATTAGAAAACTAGCTAGAGAAATGCTTCAAAGCATGTATGCAGCTAAAGGGATTGGGCTTGCTGCACCTCAAATTGGTATTAACAAAGAGCTCCTTGTTATTGATGTGAATTTTGAAGATTCAGCAGCAGAGCCTTTAATCTTAATCAATCCAGAAATTACAGATTTTGGAACAACTCTTAATTCATACGAAGAAGGCTGCTTGAGTATCCCTGGCGTCTATTTGAATGTCGTGAGGCCATCAACTATAAAATTAAAGTTTAGAGATGAAATGGGAAGGCCACGCAAAATGAAAGCAGATGGACTTCTAGCTAGGTGTATTCAACACGAAATGGATCACTTAAATGGAATATTATTTGTTGATAGAGTTACATCAAAAGATGACTTAAACAAGGAACTTATAAAAGAAGGGTTTTACGAAAAAGACGTTATTTCTATCTAA
- a CDS encoding alpha/beta hydrolase family protein, which yields MSNNVKAKVSQKDSKKKDFKELTIVRDTIFWIDDVDEDQHQNAIFARPFNEKYAFPQKLTGKKHNIKSNFHGYGGKSYKCIDFKKNFYLIWIDQSSKAVWFQIFKEAGIKYRIENKYLESVQEPRQLSKAVAGNFDSGFVISEKNFLYGICEINNRDYLFSLNLKKTKQDIYRIKKFKNFAGELSSNTSATLLSWVEWDSPYMPWEKNDLYFAQIDLDGEIKKIKKFSNKLINANKNVSFFQPYWISETLLVCSEDSSGWWNLLFLDVSEIENIFIKKRVERNLIEYGVPQWVSGITLFSGTIKNLFCVAKKGNSLIVEQYKDLVLVKEFSTPFTSISDFSVFRNKVLLRGYGYDFLGIVLEIDFAEKFLPNFSEQIHIDHIKDCSKPESFWFKGFEDQSTHSFLYKPLVDNCRKPPLLVRAHSGPTSFFDGSYNSEVQYWTSKGFFVAEVNYGGSSGFGKAYRERLNYKWGIVDSYDCKALALELTKSNLVDSEKVVISGNSAGGFTALNSLLYGSIFTAAICKYPVIDLKDMYYNTHRFEKDYLNSLLGKYAKNHDDYINRSPINHINKIKKPILLFHGKKDTVISYKQTLKIQEILIRNNKYSEVIFFENEGHGFKYIETKEEVMKKSQDFLKNALNI from the coding sequence ATGAGTAATAATGTTAAAGCAAAAGTTAGCCAAAAAGACTCTAAGAAAAAAGATTTTAAGGAATTAACTATTGTTAGAGATACTATTTTTTGGATCGATGATGTTGATGAAGATCAACATCAAAATGCTATTTTTGCTAGACCATTTAACGAGAAATATGCATTTCCTCAAAAATTAACTGGTAAAAAACATAATATTAAAAGTAATTTTCATGGATATGGGGGTAAATCTTATAAATGTATTGATTTTAAAAAGAATTTTTATTTGATATGGATAGATCAGTCTTCAAAAGCAGTATGGTTTCAAATTTTTAAAGAAGCAGGAATAAAATATAGAATTGAAAACAAATATCTTGAGTCAGTTCAAGAACCGAGGCAACTTTCTAAAGCAGTAGCAGGAAATTTCGATTCTGGATTTGTTATTTCTGAGAAAAATTTTTTGTATGGCATTTGTGAAATAAATAATAGAGATTATTTATTTTCTTTGAACTTAAAAAAAACTAAACAAGATATTTACCGAATAAAAAAATTTAAAAATTTCGCTGGAGAATTATCTTCTAATACTTCTGCTACCTTACTTTCATGGGTCGAGTGGGATTCTCCATACATGCCCTGGGAGAAAAATGATCTGTATTTTGCTCAAATAGATTTAGATGGAGAGATAAAAAAAATAAAAAAATTCTCAAATAAGCTGATCAATGCCAATAAAAATGTTTCTTTTTTTCAACCTTATTGGATAAGTGAAACACTTTTAGTATGTTCTGAAGATAGTTCTGGATGGTGGAACTTATTGTTTTTAGATGTAAGTGAAATTGAGAATATTTTTATTAAGAAAAGAGTAGAGAGAAATTTGATTGAATATGGAGTACCACAATGGGTCTCAGGAATTACATTGTTTTCGGGGACTATAAAAAACTTATTTTGTGTAGCCAAAAAAGGAAATAGTTTAATAGTGGAACAATATAAAGATCTTGTATTAGTTAAAGAATTTTCTACTCCTTTTACCTCAATCAGTGATTTCAGTGTTTTTCGAAATAAAGTTCTTTTAAGAGGTTATGGATATGATTTTTTGGGAATTGTACTTGAAATTGATTTTGCAGAAAAATTTTTACCAAATTTTTCTGAGCAGATACATATTGATCATATAAAAGATTGTTCCAAACCTGAATCATTTTGGTTTAAAGGTTTTGAAGACCAATCTACTCATTCTTTTCTTTATAAACCCCTTGTTGACAATTGTAGAAAGCCACCGCTACTTGTTAGAGCTCACAGTGGACCAACTTCATTTTTTGATGGATCATATAATTCTGAAGTTCAATATTGGACCTCGAAGGGATTTTTTGTTGCTGAAGTTAATTATGGAGGATCATCAGGATTTGGCAAAGCATATAGAGAGAGGTTGAATTATAAGTGGGGTATTGTTGATTCTTATGATTGCAAAGCACTAGCTCTTGAATTAACTAAATCAAATCTAGTTGATAGTGAGAAAGTAGTAATTTCTGGTAATAGTGCTGGTGGGTTCACTGCCCTGAATAGTTTATTATATGGGTCTATTTTTACAGCTGCAATTTGTAAATATCCTGTTATTGATTTGAAGGATATGTATTACAACACTCATAGGTTTGAAAAAGATTATTTAAATTCTTTGCTAGGAAAGTATGCAAAAAATCATGATGATTACATAAATAGATCGCCGATAAATCATATTAATAAAATAAAAAAACCTATCTTATTGTTTCATGGAAAAAAAGATACAGTTATTTCGTATAAACAAACTTTAAAGATTCAAGAAATTTTGATTCGGAATAATAAATATTCAGAAGTTATTTTTTTTGAAAATGAAGGGCATGGGTTTAAATATATAGAAACTAAAGAAGAAGTAATGAAAAAATCTCAGGATTTTTTAAAAAATGCTTTGAATATTTAA
- a CDS encoding aminotransferase class V-fold PLP-dependent enzyme: METIQNFPEIAKKDFPLLNKNLKSNEQIIYLDHAATTQKPIQVLKKIDEYYRNFNANVHRGAHQLSAKATEEFENARYLISKYIKANSTKEIIFTRNATEAINLAARSWGESSLKENDEILLSIMEHHSNIVPWQMVAAKNKCKLKFIGIDKNGKLDIDDFKSKLTSRTKLVSLVHVSNTLGCCNPIKEITKLAKQKGSLVLIDACQSLAHQKLDVIDLEIDFLAGSGHKLCGPTGIGFLWSRKEILEKIPPLFGGGEMIQDVFEETSTWAELPHKFEAGTPAIAEAIGLAEAINYINTIGLDEIHEYEKTITKYLFEKLNQIENVEIIGPSPEIDPDRASLATFYIKNIHSNDIAEILDSKGICIRSGHHCCQPLHRYIGIKSTARISMNFTTNKEEIDIFVEKLKDTIDFLKINS, from the coding sequence ATGGAAACGATTCAAAATTTCCCTGAAATAGCTAAGAAAGACTTTCCTCTTTTAAATAAGAACTTAAAAAGTAATGAGCAAATCATTTATTTAGACCATGCTGCAACAACCCAAAAACCAATACAAGTCTTAAAAAAAATTGATGAATATTATAGAAACTTTAATGCCAATGTACACAGAGGCGCACATCAATTAAGTGCAAAAGCAACAGAAGAATTTGAAAATGCAAGATATTTAATTAGCAAATATATAAAAGCGAATTCAACAAAAGAAATTATTTTTACAAGAAATGCTACTGAAGCAATCAATCTAGCGGCTAGATCATGGGGCGAATCTTCATTAAAAGAAAACGATGAGATTCTCTTATCAATAATGGAGCATCATAGCAATATTGTTCCATGGCAAATGGTTGCAGCAAAAAATAAATGCAAACTAAAATTTATAGGTATAGATAAAAATGGGAAATTAGATATAGACGATTTTAAATCAAAACTAACATCTAGAACTAAGCTTGTTAGCCTAGTACATGTTAGTAATACTCTAGGTTGCTGTAATCCAATCAAAGAGATAACTAAATTAGCTAAACAAAAAGGTTCTTTAGTTTTAATAGACGCATGTCAAAGTTTGGCGCATCAAAAACTAGATGTAATTGATCTTGAAATAGATTTCTTAGCGGGATCAGGGCATAAACTTTGCGGTCCTACAGGTATTGGTTTCCTCTGGTCAAGAAAAGAAATCCTAGAAAAGATTCCTCCACTCTTTGGAGGTGGCGAAATGATTCAAGATGTTTTTGAAGAGACAAGTACTTGGGCAGAGCTACCTCATAAATTTGAAGCTGGCACTCCAGCTATTGCAGAAGCAATAGGTCTTGCAGAAGCAATTAATTATATAAACACTATTGGATTGGATGAGATTCATGAATATGAAAAGACTATTACTAAATATTTATTTGAAAAATTAAATCAAATAGAAAATGTTGAAATTATAGGTCCATCGCCAGAGATAGATCCAGACAGAGCATCACTTGCCACCTTTTATATAAAAAATATACATTCAAACGATATTGCAGAAATTCTTGATTCAAAAGGAATTTGCATTAGAAGTGGGCATCATTGCTGTCAACCTCTTCACAGATACATTGGAATTAAATCAACAGCAAGAATTAGCATGAATTTCACAACCAATAAGGAAGAAATTGATATATTTGTAGAAAAATTAAAAGATACTATTGATTTTCTAAAAATCAATTCTTAA
- a CDS encoding SufD family Fe-S cluster assembly protein — protein MEIIEQIKTNQLIDNPTEIQKICLNKLQSNPLPNPKSELWRLSNRSKFSNFLDYSVNEKDPKFDTPYPYNSQNIIRLIIGEDSQISLIEENYSIQQLSDNKLDKYIKQKISCFDQNEHWSDLLNLSLSCPKNILGLKINGSKIPPIEIFSHASSNSLNAKTLVIFLEKNCNIELLQVNLGKENSSLSQSTFIYLEENSSLNHGVVSYGEDKSHLLNSLNVIQQKNSEYNLGSLHFKFNYARFEIRIEQSAGNAKTNIKGMQITKNNEQIATHTKIDFNGPNGFLDQINKSLADDKSHAIFDGSIIVPKIAQKTDASQLSRNLLLSNLAQIDTKPQLEIIADDVKCKHGATIAQLNDEELFYMRTRGITLKEASKLQLSSYFQEIISFIPISKDRWDLLDKLLNEN, from the coding sequence ATGGAAATTATTGAACAAATAAAAACCAATCAATTAATTGACAATCCTACAGAAATACAAAAAATCTGTCTGAATAAATTACAATCAAACCCCCTTCCTAATCCAAAAAGTGAACTATGGCGACTTTCAAATAGATCAAAATTTTCAAACTTTTTAGACTATTCAGTCAATGAAAAAGATCCAAAATTTGATACCCCATATCCTTATAATTCTCAAAATATTATTAGATTAATAATTGGAGAGGATAGCCAAATTTCATTAATAGAAGAAAATTATTCAATACAACAATTAAGTGATAATAAATTAGATAAATATATAAAACAAAAGATATCTTGTTTTGATCAAAACGAACATTGGAGTGACCTACTAAATCTTTCTTTAAGTTGTCCAAAAAATATCTTAGGCTTAAAAATAAACGGATCAAAAATCCCTCCTATTGAAATCTTTAGCCATGCATCAAGTAATTCTTTAAACGCAAAAACCCTAGTAATATTTTTAGAAAAAAATTGTAACATTGAATTGTTACAAGTAAATCTTGGTAAAGAAAACTCTTCATTATCTCAATCCACATTCATTTATTTAGAAGAAAATAGCTCCCTAAACCATGGTGTTGTTTCCTATGGTGAAGATAAATCACATCTATTAAATTCTCTCAATGTAATTCAACAAAAAAATAGCGAATACAACTTAGGGTCTTTACATTTTAAATTCAATTATGCAAGATTTGAAATTCGTATTGAACAATCTGCAGGAAACGCTAAAACCAATATCAAAGGTATGCAAATAACAAAAAACAATGAACAAATTGCTACTCATACAAAAATAGACTTTAATGGGCCAAATGGATTTTTAGACCAAATCAACAAATCACTTGCTGACGACAAATCACATGCTATATTTGACGGCTCAATAATTGTTCCCAAAATTGCCCAGAAAACTGATGCGTCGCAATTAAGCAGAAATTTACTTTTATCAAATCTCGCACAAATTGATACAAAACCTCAATTAGAAATAATTGCTGATGATGTCAAATGCAAACATGGAGCTACAATTGCACAATTAAATGATGAAGAACTTTTTTATATGCGTACAAGAGGTATTACGTTAAAAGAAGCAAGTAAACTACAATTAAGTTCTTACTTCCAAGAAATAATTTCATTTATTCCCATTTCAAAAGATAGATGGGATTTGCTTGATAAACTTTTAAATGAGAATTAA